A window of the Radiobacillus deserti genome harbors these coding sequences:
- a CDS encoding flavin reductase family protein has product MNNREFRDAMGKFATGITVITIRDEEQIHGMTVNAFMSVSLEPKLIAISLGNKTRIYQKLTTHSWFGISVLTKKQKSLAKVFARQQDLSEPIDFACIEEVPVLPNSMVMFACKADYTVEAGDHKIVIAEVRDFQINEQENNPILYYSGSYSTLIDS; this is encoded by the coding sequence ATGAATAATCGAGAGTTTCGAGACGCAATGGGGAAATTTGCAACAGGTATAACAGTTATTACAATTCGGGATGAAGAACAAATTCATGGGATGACGGTTAATGCTTTTATGTCTGTTTCCTTAGAGCCAAAGTTAATTGCAATATCCTTAGGAAATAAAACGAGAATATATCAAAAGTTAACTACACATAGTTGGTTTGGAATCAGTGTTCTAACTAAAAAGCAAAAAAGTTTAGCTAAAGTGTTTGCAAGACAACAAGACTTAAGCGAGCCTATTGATTTTGCATGTATAGAAGAGGTACCCGTACTGCCAAACTCTATGGTCATGTTCGCCTGTAAGGCAGACTACACAGTGGAAGCAGGCGATCATAAAATAGTAATTGCAGAAGTTCGTGATTTTCAAATTAATGAGCAAGAAAACAATCCAATCTTATATTACAGCGGAAGCTATAGCACGTTAATAGATTCATAA
- a CDS encoding dynamin family protein: MNKVGTQAITEKQLAKLYEIFNHNQDTTRLERVLDLLEKQRDMECVISFAGHFSAGKSTMINRLMGEELLPQSPIPTSANIVKIKYGKPYANVYFYKEDPIQFKEPYDMDTIKGYSKDGNLIKEIEISKQTEQLIPGVSLYDTPGIDSSRDADRIITEGSIHVVDVMFYVMDYNHVQSEVNLDFLKQMKDRQKKIYIVVNQIDKHKEKELSFNAFKESIEQTLQQWGIEVEAIFYTSLRDEKHPHNRFKQLKNTIQTIMHEKDRLIEETLQQSSRDLVDQHIQWMFEQKEDTLQELESKAKESSNLQATGKLEDELNALQAMEKEAEKELTDQIDKTLKNAYLMPFELREKAEQFLESQQRSFKVGILGSKKKTEEARQQRLQDFYDNLLEQIESKVQWKLRDKFLEAMKAYQLEQTGLEEHIQSFHATIQKNTLVDLIKPGANLNGEYLLVYTDDVSQFIKSKYKQVANSLRDELVAELRARNEEKAKQLEVILRQSQQRDDHLEQLHHIREDIHQLEENLLHVLTDEVLHLEPVDIISKRLAERVPRFRSPQEMKEQEVEQKEIVHEEKTVLERERSSYSVDMIQSRLRKSIELLEGVSGFQTIKDDLSNKGKRLKNRHFTVALFGAFSAGKSSFANAVLGEHVLPVSPNPTTAAINKISPPDSKHPHGTITVQLKNEKALLLDIEQMLQLEQSLFSSLSEYVRKGINGIQSITERELTERQRHFLQAICDGYERNQAHLGKQITIDLKSFSSYVSEESIACYVSWMELFYECDLTRKGITLVDTPGADSVNARHTDVSFEYIKNADAILFVTYYNHPFSRADKDFLTQLGRVKDAFSLDKMFFIINASDLAQNEAELNMVTTYMDEQLRQFGITNPKLYPLSSYFALQAKKKSEEEAGFSSFEEEFYAFIEEDLVEMLIQSSLFDIKRARTTLATYLEDASLSNEEKETKLKQYDTEKVTILKNVENLNSSSYQKEIQQKLEKQLYYVQQRIFIEFNQKFKEEFNPSVIKGSGSEARIGLELSLEALLSRLKYELDQEVRAVSIRMERFGNDKLKELYNQLEVLSAKVNEHVSFASFEYRTWEAPPFQNPLQDVNKQTFQSALQLFKNAKSFFEKNEKEKMKEALEVQLRPYVSQFLKEVESTFWKHLEQEWMQAEVSMKEKAKASVKEFYAGYQAALSQSVDIHGLQARLEQMNTLI, from the coding sequence ATGAACAAGGTTGGGACACAAGCTATAACAGAGAAACAACTAGCAAAGCTTTATGAAATTTTTAATCATAATCAAGATACCACGCGTTTGGAGCGGGTACTTGATTTATTAGAAAAACAGAGAGACATGGAATGTGTTATCAGTTTTGCTGGACATTTTTCCGCAGGTAAGTCTACCATGATTAACCGATTGATGGGGGAGGAGCTTTTACCACAAAGTCCGATTCCAACGAGTGCGAATATAGTAAAAATTAAGTATGGAAAGCCTTATGCGAATGTTTATTTTTATAAAGAAGATCCGATTCAATTTAAAGAACCTTACGATATGGATACCATTAAAGGGTATTCCAAAGATGGTAATCTAATTAAGGAAATAGAGATTAGTAAACAAACGGAGCAATTAATTCCTGGAGTTTCGCTGTATGATACACCTGGTATCGATTCTTCGCGGGACGCGGATCGAATAATTACAGAAGGGTCCATTCATGTAGTCGATGTTATGTTTTATGTCATGGATTATAATCACGTTCAATCAGAAGTGAATTTGGACTTTTTGAAGCAGATGAAGGATCGTCAGAAAAAGATATATATTGTGGTCAACCAAATTGACAAACATAAAGAAAAGGAATTATCGTTTAATGCGTTTAAAGAAAGTATAGAACAAACTTTACAACAGTGGGGAATTGAAGTTGAAGCCATATTTTACACATCGTTACGCGACGAGAAGCATCCACACAATCGGTTTAAACAACTAAAAAATACGATTCAAACGATTATGCATGAAAAAGATCGATTGATAGAAGAAACGTTACAGCAATCGAGTAGAGATTTAGTGGATCAGCATATTCAATGGATGTTCGAGCAAAAAGAAGATACATTACAGGAATTAGAAAGTAAAGCAAAGGAAAGCTCGAATCTTCAAGCGACAGGTAAATTGGAAGATGAACTGAACGCACTGCAAGCGATGGAAAAAGAAGCGGAAAAGGAACTTACGGATCAAATAGATAAAACCCTTAAAAATGCGTACCTGATGCCATTTGAATTGCGTGAGAAAGCGGAACAATTTTTAGAATCTCAACAAAGGTCTTTCAAGGTCGGAATTCTTGGTTCCAAAAAGAAAACGGAAGAAGCACGCCAACAAAGGTTACAAGACTTCTATGATAACTTATTGGAGCAAATCGAGTCGAAGGTACAGTGGAAGTTACGAGATAAGTTTTTAGAAGCGATGAAGGCTTATCAGTTAGAACAAACTGGTTTGGAGGAGCATATTCAATCTTTTCATGCTACTATCCAAAAGAATACGTTGGTTGATTTAATAAAACCAGGAGCTAACTTAAATGGCGAGTATTTATTAGTTTATACGGACGATGTTAGTCAGTTTATTAAATCTAAATATAAACAAGTAGCAAATAGCCTTCGGGATGAGCTTGTCGCTGAACTTAGAGCACGAAACGAAGAAAAAGCAAAACAACTTGAAGTGATACTACGGCAATCCCAGCAAAGAGATGACCATCTAGAACAGCTTCACCATATTCGGGAAGACATTCATCAGTTGGAGGAAAATTTGTTACACGTTCTGACTGATGAAGTCCTACACTTGGAGCCAGTTGATATAATATCGAAAAGGCTTGCGGAGCGAGTTCCGCGTTTCCGTTCTCCACAAGAAATGAAAGAACAGGAAGTGGAGCAAAAGGAAATCGTACATGAAGAAAAGACGGTTTTGGAAAGGGAACGATCGTCTTATTCTGTTGACATGATTCAAAGCCGATTGAGGAAATCCATTGAATTATTAGAGGGAGTGTCAGGCTTTCAAACCATAAAGGACGATTTATCAAATAAAGGGAAACGACTCAAAAATCGACATTTCACAGTTGCTTTATTCGGTGCATTTAGTGCTGGGAAATCTTCGTTTGCAAATGCGGTGTTAGGAGAACACGTCTTACCGGTATCTCCAAATCCAACGACAGCAGCGATCAACAAAATTAGCCCGCCTGATTCCAAGCATCCACACGGAACCATTACCGTTCAGTTGAAGAATGAAAAAGCACTTCTATTGGATATCGAACAAATGCTGCAACTGGAGCAGTCTTTATTTTCTTCATTGAGTGAATATGTGAGAAAAGGTATAAATGGGATACAGTCAATTACAGAAAGAGAATTGACGGAGAGACAGCGCCATTTCTTACAGGCGATTTGTGACGGCTATGAACGAAATCAAGCGCATTTAGGGAAACAAATTACGATCGATTTAAAGAGTTTCTCGAGCTATGTATCAGAAGAATCGATAGCCTGCTATGTAAGCTGGATGGAGCTGTTCTATGAGTGTGATCTAACGAGAAAAGGAATAACCTTAGTGGATACACCTGGTGCGGACTCCGTGAATGCTCGTCACACAGATGTCTCGTTTGAGTATATTAAAAATGCAGATGCAATCCTTTTTGTAACGTATTACAATCATCCATTTTCACGAGCGGATAAAGATTTTTTGACACAGCTAGGTAGAGTAAAAGATGCGTTTAGCTTAGACAAAATGTTTTTCATTATTAATGCATCCGATTTAGCGCAGAATGAAGCGGAATTGAATATGGTTACAACCTATATGGATGAGCAATTACGGCAATTTGGCATTACGAATCCTAAACTATATCCATTATCTAGTTACTTCGCGCTCCAAGCAAAGAAGAAAAGCGAGGAAGAAGCAGGATTCTCCTCCTTTGAAGAAGAATTTTATGCCTTTATTGAAGAAGATTTAGTGGAGATGCTAATTCAATCCTCTTTATTTGATATAAAGCGAGCCCGGACTACACTTGCTACTTACTTAGAGGATGCATCGCTTAGCAATGAAGAGAAGGAAACGAAGCTGAAGCAATATGATACCGAAAAGGTAACGATTTTGAAGAACGTGGAAAATTTAAATTCAAGTTCCTATCAAAAGGAAATTCAACAAAAGCTAGAGAAGCAACTTTATTACGTCCAACAACGAATTTTTATTGAATTTAATCAAAAATTCAAAGAGGAATTCAACCCTTCTGTCATTAAAGGTTCAGGATCAGAAGCAAGAATAGGATTAGAGCTAAGCTTAGAGGCATTATTAAGTAGACTGAAATATGAATTAGATCAAGAAGTTCGTGCAGTCTCCATAAGGATGGAGCGGTTTGGAAATGATAAACTAAAAGAACTATATAATCAATTGGAAGTGCTCAGTGCGAAAGTGAATGAACATGTTAGCTTTGCTAGTTTCGAATACCGGACATGGGAAGCACCACCTTTCCAAAATCCGCTTCAAGACGTGAACAAGCAAACCTTCCAATCTGCACTTCAATTGTTTAAAAATGCTAAATCATTCTTCGAAAAAAATGAAAAAGAAAAAATGAAGGAAGCGCTAGAAGTTCAACTTCGGC
- the parC gene encoding DNA topoisomerase IV subunit A: MSQIEKYLDLPLEEVIGDRFGRYSKYIIQDRALPDARDGLKPVQRRIIYAMHEERNTHDKPFRKSAKTVGTVIGNYHPHGDSSVYEAMVRLSQTWKVRNVLVEMHGNNGSVDGDPPAAMRYTEARLSSIASELIGAIDKDTVDFIPNFDDTINEPVVLPAKFPNLLVNGSTGISSGYATDIPPHNLAEVIDAVIMKIDRPDATVDQLMKKMKGPDFPTGGIIQGVDEIKKAYETGRGKIVVRGKAEIEQLRSGREQIVIEEIPFEVNKANLVKRMDELRIDRKVEGIAEVRDETDRTGLRIVIELKKDADSTGILNYLYKNTDLQITYSFNMVAIQDKTPKLLSLPTILDSYIGHQKEIVTRQSQFDLKKAKNRAHIVEGLIKAISILDELIATIRASKDKQDAKEQIKTAYGFTEEQAEAIVNLQLYRLTNTDITALEAEASELKQKIKELEDILANESKLFDVIKTDLKAIKQKYKEDRRTIIVQEIEELKINLEVMVASEDVLVSVTRDGYIKRTSLRSYSASNGEDLAIKEEDHLVALQEINTTDKLLLFTNKGRYLYLPVHEIPDIRWKDLGQHVTNIVAIDKDEHIVTAIPVREFKDDQYVTIFTKNGMVKRSEFKLYEAQRYSKALVAINLKKDDEVVNCYVTTGHSDVFIASNKGFGLWFHESEVNPVGQRAAGVKAIQLKAGEHVISGHVFDDLSDPEFILVTHRGACKRMKLREFEKSSRAKRGSVMLRELKKNPHRVAGFEIVSENDTVQFQTSNGTRQIINPIELPKSDRYSNGSYVIDADDQGEVIDVWTVAQYNKAFGENDN; this comes from the coding sequence TTGTCACAAATAGAGAAATATTTAGATTTACCTTTAGAAGAGGTCATAGGGGATCGCTTTGGAAGGTATAGTAAATACATTATCCAGGACCGAGCTCTACCAGATGCTCGTGATGGTTTAAAACCAGTACAACGTCGTATAATTTATGCAATGCATGAAGAACGAAATACCCATGATAAACCGTTCCGTAAATCTGCTAAAACAGTTGGTACCGTAATCGGGAATTACCACCCACACGGAGATTCCTCTGTGTATGAAGCCATGGTTCGGCTGAGTCAAACTTGGAAGGTTCGAAATGTACTAGTAGAGATGCATGGAAATAACGGGAGCGTAGATGGAGATCCACCTGCCGCGATGCGTTATACAGAAGCGAGACTTTCTAGTATTGCTTCTGAATTAATTGGTGCCATTGACAAAGACACCGTCGATTTTATTCCAAACTTCGATGATACGATTAACGAGCCGGTTGTATTACCAGCAAAATTCCCTAACCTCTTAGTGAATGGGTCTACCGGGATTTCTTCTGGTTATGCGACGGATATTCCACCACATAATCTGGCAGAAGTGATTGATGCAGTAATAATGAAAATCGACCGACCAGACGCTACAGTGGATCAATTAATGAAAAAAATGAAAGGCCCTGATTTTCCTACAGGAGGAATTATTCAAGGGGTAGATGAAATTAAGAAAGCGTACGAAACAGGTAGAGGAAAAATTGTCGTTCGCGGAAAAGCGGAAATCGAACAATTAAGAAGCGGTCGTGAGCAAATTGTGATTGAAGAAATTCCGTTTGAAGTGAATAAAGCCAATCTTGTAAAACGAATGGATGAACTTCGCATTGATCGTAAAGTAGAAGGGATTGCAGAAGTTCGTGATGAGACGGATCGCACTGGGTTGCGTATTGTTATTGAGCTAAAGAAGGATGCGGATAGCACCGGGATTCTAAACTACTTATATAAAAATACAGACTTACAAATTACGTATAGCTTTAACATGGTAGCGATTCAGGACAAAACACCGAAACTGTTGAGCTTACCGACGATTTTAGATTCGTACATTGGACACCAAAAAGAAATTGTGACTCGTCAGTCGCAATTCGATTTGAAAAAAGCGAAGAACAGAGCACACATCGTAGAGGGATTAATAAAGGCTATTTCTATTCTTGATGAATTAATCGCTACGATTCGTGCATCTAAGGATAAACAGGATGCAAAAGAACAGATTAAAACAGCTTATGGCTTCACAGAGGAGCAAGCGGAAGCGATTGTTAACTTGCAACTATACCGTTTAACAAATACGGATATTACTGCTTTAGAAGCGGAAGCAAGTGAACTAAAACAAAAAATTAAAGAGCTTGAAGATATTTTAGCGAATGAAAGCAAGCTTTTTGACGTGATTAAAACGGATTTAAAAGCAATAAAACAAAAGTATAAAGAAGACCGAAGAACGATCATTGTACAAGAAATAGAGGAGCTAAAAATTAACTTAGAGGTTATGGTTGCAAGTGAGGATGTTCTTGTTTCTGTAACAAGAGATGGTTATATAAAACGTACAAGTCTTCGATCTTACTCAGCTTCAAATGGGGAAGATTTAGCCATAAAGGAAGAGGACCATCTCGTTGCCCTTCAAGAAATTAATACGACGGACAAGCTCCTATTGTTCACAAACAAGGGAAGATATTTATATTTACCTGTCCACGAAATTCCAGACATTCGTTGGAAGGATTTAGGTCAGCATGTTACGAATATTGTTGCTATTGATAAAGATGAACACATTGTAACGGCTATCCCTGTCCGTGAATTCAAAGACGATCAGTATGTAACGATATTCACGAAAAATGGAATGGTGAAACGTAGTGAATTTAAGTTATATGAGGCACAAAGGTATTCAAAAGCACTTGTTGCCATTAACTTAAAGAAAGACGATGAAGTAGTTAATTGTTATGTGACCACTGGGCACTCAGATGTATTTATTGCATCAAATAAAGGATTTGGTCTATGGTTCCATGAATCGGAAGTTAATCCAGTAGGACAACGGGCTGCTGGGGTAAAAGCGATTCAGTTAAAGGCTGGCGAACATGTTATAAGTGGACATGTATTTGATGACCTTTCAGATCCAGAATTCATTTTAGTTACCCATCGTGGTGCGTGTAAACGTATGAAATTGAGAGAGTTTGAAAAATCATCACGAGCGAAACGTGGTTCTGTCATGTTACGTGAGTTAAAGAAAAATCCTCATCGTGTTGCGGGATTTGAGATTGTCTCAGAGAATGACACCGTTCAGTTCCAAACTTCGAATGGTACTAGACAGATCATTAATCCAATTGAATTACCTAAGAGTGACCGTTACAGTAATGGCTCCTATGTCATTGATGCAGATGATCAAGGGGAAGTAATCGATGTTTGGACGGTAGCTCAATATAACAAAGCGTTCGGAGAAAACGATAATTAG